A DNA window from Oryctolagus cuniculus chromosome 21, mOryCun1.1, whole genome shotgun sequence contains the following coding sequences:
- the CRYBB1 gene encoding beta-crystallin B1 — translation MSQAVKATATAAVNPGPDAKGKGAPPAGPAPGSGPAQAPASVPLPGAKAGDLPPGSYKLVVFEQENFQGRRVEFSGECVNLGDRSFDRVRSLIVTSGPWVAFEQSNFRGEMFVLEKGEYPRWDTWSSSYRSDRLMSFRPIKMDSQEHKICLYEGANFKGNTMEIQEDDVPSLWVYGFCDRVGSVKVASGTWVGYQYPGYRGYQYLLEPGDFRHWNDWGAFQPQMQAVRRLRDRQWHREGCFPVLAAEPPQ, via the exons ATGTCTCAGGCTGTGAAGGCCACAGCCACGGCAGCCGTGAACCCAGGGCCAGATGCCAAAGGGAAGGGGGCCCCCCCGGCAGGACCAGCCCCAGGCTccggccctgcccaggccccagcctcagTGCCCTTGCCCGGTGCCAAAGCGGGAGACCTGCCTCCTGGGAGCTACAAG TTGGTGGTCTTCGAACAGGAGAACTTCCAGGGCCGCCGCGTGGAATTCTCGGGGGAGTGCGTGAACCTGGGCGACCGCAGCTTTGACCGAGTGCGCAGCCTCATTGTCACCTCGGGACC CTGGGTTGCCTTTGAGCAGTCCAACTTCCGCGGGGAGATGTTCGTGCTGGAGAAGGGAGAGTACCCGCGCTGGGACACCTGGTCCAGCAGCTACCGCAGTGACCGCCTCATGTCCTTCCGGCCCATCAAGATG gactccCAGGAGCACAAGATCTGCCTGTACGAAGGTGCCAACTTCAAGGGCAACACCATGGAGATCCAGGAGGACGACGTGCCCAGCCTCTGGGTCTACGGCTTCTGTGACCGCGTGGGCAGCGTGAAGGTCGCCAGTGGAAC GTGGGTTGGCTACCAGTATCCCGGCTACCGCGGGTACCAGTACCTCCTGGAGCCTGGAGACTTCCGGCACTGGAACGACTGGGGGGCCTTCCAGCCGCAGATGCAGGCCGTGCGCCGCCTGCGTGACCGGCAGTGGCACCGCGAGGGCTGCTTCCCTGTGCTGGCCGCCGAGCCCCCGCAGTGA
- the CRYBA4 gene encoding beta-crystallin A4, whose amino-acid sequence MTLQCTKSAGHWKMVVWDEEGFQGRRHEFTAECPSVLELGFETVRSLKVLSGAWVGFEHAGFQGQQYVLERGEYPSWDAWSGNTAYPAERLSSFRPVACANHRDSRLTIFEHENFLGRKGELSDDYPSLQAMGWDSNEVGSFHVHSGAWVCSQYPGYRGFQYVLECDHHSGDYKHFREWGSHAQTFQVQSIRRIQQ is encoded by the exons ATGACCCTGCAATGCACCAAGTCAGCGGGACACTGGAAG ATGGTGGTGTGGGACGAGGAAGGCTTCCAGGGCCGGCGGCATGAGTTCACGGCGGAGTGTCCCAGCGTGCTGGAGCTCGGCTTTGAGACTGTGCGATCTCTAAAAGTGCTGAGCGGCGC gtGGGTGGGTTTTGAGCACGCCGGCTTCCAAGGGCAGCAGTATGTGCTGGAGCGCGGCGAGTACCCCTCCTGGGATGCCTGGAGCGGCAACACCGCCTACCCTGCAGAACGGCTCAGCTCCTTCCGCCCGGTGGCCTGCGCT AACCACCGCGACTCGAGGCTGACCATCTTCGAACATGAGAACTTCCTGGGCAGGAAAGGGGAGCTGAGTGACGACTACCCCTCCCTGCAGGCCATGGGCTGGGACAGCAACGAGGTGGGCTCCTTCCACGTCCACTCTGGCGC CTGGGTCTGCTCGCAGTACCCGGGCTACCGAGGTTTCCAGTACGTGCTGGAGTGCGACCACCACTCGGGCGACTACAAGCACTTCCGGGAGTGGGGCTCGCACGCCCAGACCTTCCAGGTGCAGAGCATCCGCCGGATCCAGCAGTGA